Proteins from one Mycobacterium adipatum genomic window:
- a CDS encoding tyrosine-protein phosphatase: MLAGAWNFRDVAESAGIRPGLLFRSSELSRLTDEGGAALLALGINDVADLRSRRELERRGPGQVPAGVALHHLPFHFEDDSAQDAPHEATFQRVMSESPDGEDIAESAKRYMTEVYEEFPSLTGAQVAVRQVITLLADGRPVIAHCFAGKDRTGFTVATVLEAVGVPREAILTDFLRSNDAIDPLRMSIMESVKARAGETPEVLTFAEARLTDAVLGVREEYLDAASRKVDEIYGSVGGFLDAAGVSADDVSRLRTRLTT, translated from the coding sequence ATGCTGGCGGGGGCGTGGAACTTTCGTGATGTTGCCGAGTCCGCCGGCATCCGGCCGGGCCTGCTGTTCCGGTCGAGCGAGCTGAGCCGGCTCACCGACGAGGGCGGTGCGGCCCTGCTCGCGCTCGGGATCAACGATGTTGCCGACCTGCGATCGCGCCGCGAACTGGAGCGGCGCGGTCCCGGTCAGGTCCCCGCCGGGGTGGCCCTGCACCATTTGCCGTTCCACTTCGAGGACGACTCCGCCCAGGACGCACCGCACGAAGCGACGTTCCAGCGGGTGATGTCGGAGTCCCCCGACGGTGAGGACATCGCCGAGTCCGCCAAGCGGTACATGACCGAGGTCTATGAGGAGTTCCCGTCGTTGACCGGCGCACAGGTGGCCGTGCGCCAGGTGATCACGCTGCTGGCCGACGGCCGGCCGGTGATCGCGCACTGCTTCGCCGGCAAGGACCGCACCGGGTTCACGGTCGCCACGGTGCTCGAGGCCGTGGGGGTGCCACGCGAGGCGATCCTGACCGACTTCCTGCGCAGCAATGACGCCATCGACCCGCTGCGGATGAGCATCATGGAATCGGTGAAGGCCCGCGCGGGCGAGACGCCCGAGGTCCTGACCTTCGCCGAGGCCCGGCTCACCGACGCCGTGCTCGGCGTCCGGGAAGAGTATCTGGATGCGGCCAGCCGCAAGGTCGACGAGATCTACGGCTCGGTCGGCGGGTTCCTGGACGCCGCCGGGGTGTCCGCTGATGACGTCAGCCGGCTGCGCACCCGACTAACCACATGA
- a CDS encoding DUF559 domain-containing protein: MIDELLKCHDGVITLEQACSVGMSRHAVQRRVAAGRWRRCGPGVYFVDDRRFTDAARVRAGVWSHGAQAAASGLAAAWWHGLTKFAPEIVEVTVPRNSNGRVHPGTRVRRRDLQPCDVVERRNLRTTGLTLTVVEAAARRRGGSAIMDSALQKQVSLSELWQAHLRHKGRYGAPAARRLLQAADDGARSQAERLLVQLLRNASLPGWRTNYKVGRYRVDFAFPKSRVAIEIDGWAFHSDRADFQHDRERQNEIMVMRWQVLRFTWLDLTAYPDRVLATIRAAISA, encoded by the coding sequence GTGATCGATGAGCTGCTGAAGTGTCACGACGGAGTGATCACGTTGGAGCAGGCCTGCTCGGTGGGGATGAGCAGGCACGCGGTACAGCGCAGGGTCGCTGCCGGCCGCTGGCGCCGGTGCGGCCCCGGTGTGTACTTCGTCGATGATCGTCGGTTCACCGACGCGGCACGGGTCCGGGCGGGGGTGTGGAGTCATGGTGCGCAAGCGGCGGCGAGCGGACTCGCCGCGGCCTGGTGGCACGGACTGACGAAGTTCGCCCCGGAAATTGTCGAGGTGACTGTGCCCCGCAACAGCAATGGCCGCGTCCACCCGGGTACGCGAGTTCGGCGGCGAGATTTGCAGCCGTGCGACGTCGTCGAGCGGCGTAACCTGCGTACCACCGGACTGACCTTGACGGTGGTGGAGGCTGCGGCCCGTCGCCGCGGCGGGAGCGCAATCATGGATTCTGCATTGCAGAAACAGGTTTCGCTGTCCGAACTATGGCAGGCGCACCTACGGCACAAAGGCCGGTACGGCGCACCGGCGGCACGCCGACTACTTCAGGCGGCCGATGACGGGGCACGGTCGCAAGCGGAACGCCTGCTCGTGCAATTGCTCAGAAACGCATCGCTCCCCGGCTGGCGGACGAATTACAAGGTCGGCCGGTACCGGGTGGACTTCGCCTTTCCCAAGTCCCGGGTGGCCATCGAGATCGACGGCTGGGCCTTTCACAGCGACCGTGCCGACTTCCAGCACGACCGGGAACGCCAGAACGAGATCATGGTGATGCGTTGGCAGGTGCTGCGGTTCACCTGGCTGGACCTCACGGCATATCCCGACAGGGTGCTCGCCACGATCCGAGCTGCGATTTCGGCGTGA
- a CDS encoding DUF456 domain-containing protein — protein sequence MSTLGIVLVALAIAVGLAGIVIPVLPGGLLVIASIGVWAYVEGSTTSWVTFGIAAAFYVLAEVIKYTWPVQRMRRAEVRTSVLVIGAVAGIVGFFVIPVIGLLIGFVAGVFAAEMALRRDPTRAWASTVHALKGVALSVGVELTGALLATVTWVVGVVISA from the coding sequence GTGAGCACCCTGGGTATCGTCCTGGTCGCATTGGCGATCGCCGTCGGTCTGGCCGGCATCGTGATTCCGGTCCTCCCGGGCGGACTGTTGGTCATCGCGTCCATCGGGGTGTGGGCCTACGTCGAAGGATCGACCACATCGTGGGTGACCTTCGGTATCGCCGCGGCGTTCTACGTCCTCGCCGAGGTGATCAAGTACACCTGGCCGGTGCAGCGCATGCGCCGCGCCGAGGTCCGCACATCGGTGCTGGTGATCGGCGCGGTGGCCGGCATCGTGGGCTTCTTCGTCATTCCGGTGATCGGTCTGCTGATCGGGTTCGTCGCGGGGGTGTTCGCCGCGGAGATGGCGCTGCGCCGCGACCCGACCCGGGCGTGGGCATCCACGGTGCATGCGCTCAAGGGCGTCGCGCTCTCGGTCGGGGTGGAGCTGACCGGCGCGCTGCTGGCAACGGTGACGTGGGTCGTCGGGGTGGTCATTTCGGCGTGA
- a CDS encoding haloacid dehalogenase type II, giving the protein MDAPRALAFDVFGTVVDWRSGIIAELQSFGARHGLQRDWASFADAWRAGYAPAMDRVRRGELAWTRIDDLHRDILVGLLEGVPVGEAEIDDLNRAWHRLPPWPDAVTGLHRLKRRFVITTLSNGNVSLLTHMAKNAGLPWDCVISAELFGHYKPDPEAYLGCARLLDLAPEELMLVATHPGDLRAARACGLRTGYVVRPLEHGPGRPLPAVTDGEFELVAQDFIDLARQLGA; this is encoded by the coding sequence GTGGACGCTCCGCGCGCATTGGCGTTCGACGTGTTCGGAACGGTGGTGGACTGGCGCTCCGGCATCATCGCCGAACTGCAATCCTTCGGGGCCCGTCATGGGCTGCAACGGGATTGGGCGTCCTTCGCCGATGCGTGGCGGGCCGGCTACGCCCCGGCCATGGACCGAGTCCGCCGAGGGGAGCTGGCATGGACCCGCATCGACGACCTGCACCGCGACATCCTGGTCGGCCTGCTCGAGGGTGTCCCGGTCGGCGAGGCCGAGATCGACGACCTCAACCGGGCCTGGCATCGGTTGCCGCCGTGGCCCGACGCGGTGACCGGGCTGCACCGGTTGAAACGGCGCTTCGTCATCACCACGCTGTCCAACGGCAACGTCTCGCTACTCACGCACATGGCCAAGAACGCCGGATTGCCATGGGACTGTGTCATCTCCGCCGAGCTGTTCGGCCATTACAAACCCGACCCCGAGGCCTATCTCGGCTGCGCCCGACTGCTCGATCTGGCCCCTGAGGAACTCATGCTCGTTGCCACCCACCCGGGCGATCTGCGGGCGGCGCGGGCCTGCGGCCTGCGCACGGGCTACGTCGTGCGGCCACTCGAACACGGCCCCGGCCGTCCCCTGCCGGCAGTCACCGACGGTGAGTTCGAGCTCGTCGCGCAGGACTTCATCGACCTGGCCCGACAGCTCGGCGCGTAG
- a CDS encoding NADPH:quinone oxidoreductase family protein: MKALVAQALTGTDGLAYIDVADPESADSVIIDVGAAGVCFPDLLLLRGEYQLKLEPPFIPGMEVAGTVRSAPEGSGFAVGRRVSAMSMLGGYAEQVAVQPTSVVPTPDGIDDASATALLGNYYTMYFALRRRAALRAGETVLVLGSAGGIGVAAIQIAKALGARVVALVHRPDAQDFVASVGADVVLPLTDGWKQAVLDATGGRGVDVVVDPVGGDAFDDAVRAMAPEGRLLVIGFAAGQGIPTIKVNRLLLRNVSVVGVGWGEFVRHSPAAQAEVGAGLADLVAAGLRPPPPVTYRLADGAEGLQALADGKIRGKLVLVP; this comes from the coding sequence ATGAAAGCGCTTGTCGCACAGGCGCTGACCGGAACAGACGGGCTGGCGTACATCGATGTCGCCGATCCGGAGTCTGCGGACTCGGTGATCATCGACGTCGGCGCGGCCGGTGTCTGTTTCCCCGATCTGCTGTTGCTGCGCGGGGAGTACCAACTGAAGCTGGAGCCGCCGTTCATCCCGGGCATGGAGGTCGCCGGCACCGTCCGCTCGGCCCCGGAAGGTTCGGGTTTCGCTGTCGGGCGGCGTGTTTCGGCCATGTCGATGCTCGGTGGGTACGCCGAACAGGTCGCGGTGCAGCCCACGAGTGTGGTGCCCACACCCGACGGTATCGACGACGCGTCGGCCACCGCGTTGCTGGGCAACTACTACACCATGTACTTCGCCCTGCGACGCCGCGCGGCGCTGCGGGCCGGGGAGACGGTGCTGGTGCTCGGCTCCGCCGGTGGCATCGGGGTGGCGGCCATCCAGATCGCCAAGGCGCTCGGTGCCCGGGTGGTGGCGCTGGTGCACCGGCCCGATGCGCAGGATTTCGTGGCGAGCGTGGGCGCCGACGTGGTGCTGCCGCTGACCGACGGCTGGAAGCAGGCGGTGCTCGACGCCACCGGCGGTCGCGGTGTGGACGTGGTGGTCGACCCGGTCGGCGGTGACGCCTTCGACGACGCGGTCCGGGCGATGGCGCCGGAGGGACGGCTGCTGGTCATCGGATTCGCTGCCGGACAGGGCATTCCGACGATCAAGGTAAACCGGCTGCTGCTGCGCAACGTCAGCGTGGTCGGTGTCGGCTGGGGTGAGTTCGTCCGGCACTCGCCGGCCGCGCAGGCCGAGGTCGGTGCCGGGCTCGCCGATCTGGTCGCCGCCGGTCTGCGACCACCGCCGCCGGTGACCTACCGCCTCGCCGACGGCGCCGAAGGCCTGCAGGCGCTGGCCGACGGCAAGATCCGGGGCAAGCTCGTCCTGGTGCCCTAG
- a CDS encoding SDR family oxidoreductase has product MPGVQDRVVVITGAGGGLGREYALTLAREGASVVVNDLGGARDGSGAGHNMADEVVAEIKAAGGRAVANYDSVADPEGAENIIKTAVDEFGKVDGVVSNAGILRDGTFHKMTFEQWDAVLKVHLYGGYNVIRAAWPHFREQSFGRVVVATSTSGLFGNFGQANYGAAKLGLVGLINTLAQEGAKYNIKTNAVAPIAATRMTQDILPPEVFEKLTPEYVAPVVAYLMTEELPDTDSVFIVGGGKVQRTALFQNEGVTFTEVPSVDDIAAKWGEITDLSAAQAASFKLG; this is encoded by the coding sequence ATGCCCGGAGTGCAGGATCGCGTCGTCGTCATCACCGGAGCCGGCGGCGGACTCGGGCGCGAGTACGCCCTGACCCTGGCCCGGGAGGGCGCCAGCGTCGTCGTCAACGATCTCGGCGGGGCCCGTGACGGGTCCGGTGCCGGACACAACATGGCCGACGAGGTGGTCGCGGAGATCAAGGCCGCCGGTGGCCGCGCGGTCGCCAACTACGACAGTGTCGCCGACCCCGAGGGCGCGGAGAACATCATCAAGACCGCCGTCGACGAGTTCGGCAAGGTCGATGGCGTGGTGAGCAACGCGGGCATCCTGCGTGACGGCACGTTCCACAAGATGACCTTCGAGCAGTGGGACGCCGTGCTGAAGGTGCACCTCTACGGCGGTTACAACGTCATCCGCGCGGCATGGCCGCACTTTCGCGAGCAGAGCTTCGGCCGCGTCGTCGTCGCCACCTCCACCAGTGGCCTGTTCGGTAACTTCGGGCAGGCCAACTACGGCGCCGCCAAGCTCGGTCTGGTCGGCCTGATCAACACGCTGGCCCAGGAAGGCGCCAAGTACAACATCAAGACCAACGCCGTCGCGCCGATCGCCGCCACCCGGATGACGCAGGACATCCTGCCTCCCGAGGTGTTCGAGAAGCTGACCCCGGAATATGTTGCCCCCGTGGTCGCCTACCTGATGACCGAGGAACTCCCCGACACCGATTCGGTGTTCATCGTCGGCGGCGGCAAGGTGCAGCGCACCGCGCTGTTCCAGAACGAGGGTGTCACCTTCACCGAGGTGCCGTCGGTCGACGATATCGCCGCCAAGTGGGGCGAGATCACCGATCTGTCCGCAGCGCAGGCCGCCAGCTTCAAGCTCGGATGA
- a CDS encoding aldehyde dehydrogenase family protein, producing the protein MTMHADVPTSSPAVADIPAVVAGLRAAYATGRTRDIEWRKRQLRALERMVVDNEAAIAAALAADLGRKPFEAWLADIASTAAEARDAAKNLGKWAKRRYRLLELSQLPARGWVEYEPYGTVLVIGAWNFPFALTLGPAVGAIAAGNTVALKPSELAPACSALMAELVPKYLDPEAVAVVEGDGAVSQLLIDQGFDKICFTGGTEIGRKVYQAAAAHLTPVILELGGKSPVIVAADADLDVAAKRIAWTKLINSGQICIAPDYVLVDASVRDELVGKVKAAVRAFEADATGGKRIVNRRHFDRLVAAVAATEGDVTVGGGSDPAALEIEPTVVVDPSLDEPLMTDEIFGPVLPIVTVQNLDEAIAFVNARPKPLAAYLFTRSKETRERVIHEVPAGGMVVNHLIFHFATTKLPFGGVGPSGTGAYHGRYGFEEFSHRKSVLTKTTRPDLGAMIYPPYTEKAWKLARRLF; encoded by the coding sequence ATGACCATGCACGCAGACGTTCCCACGTCGTCACCAGCGGTGGCGGACATCCCGGCGGTCGTCGCTGGACTCCGTGCGGCCTACGCCACCGGACGCACCCGCGATATCGAATGGCGCAAGCGGCAGCTGCGCGCCCTGGAACGCATGGTGGTGGACAACGAGGCCGCCATTGCCGCCGCGCTGGCCGCGGATCTGGGGCGCAAACCGTTCGAGGCGTGGCTGGCCGATATCGCCAGCACCGCGGCCGAGGCTCGCGACGCCGCCAAGAATCTGGGCAAGTGGGCCAAGCGCCGGTACCGGCTCCTGGAGCTCTCCCAGCTGCCCGCCCGCGGCTGGGTCGAGTACGAGCCCTACGGCACCGTGCTCGTCATCGGCGCCTGGAACTTCCCGTTCGCGCTCACGCTCGGGCCCGCGGTGGGTGCGATCGCCGCGGGTAACACGGTGGCGCTCAAACCCTCCGAACTGGCGCCCGCCTGCTCGGCGCTGATGGCCGAACTGGTGCCGAAGTATCTGGACCCGGAGGCCGTCGCCGTCGTCGAGGGCGACGGAGCCGTCAGCCAACTGCTCATCGATCAGGGTTTCGACAAGATCTGCTTCACCGGTGGCACCGAGATCGGGCGCAAGGTTTACCAGGCCGCGGCCGCGCACCTGACGCCGGTCATCCTCGAGCTGGGCGGCAAGAGCCCGGTCATCGTGGCGGCCGACGCCGACCTGGATGTTGCCGCCAAACGCATCGCCTGGACCAAGCTGATCAACTCCGGCCAGATCTGCATCGCGCCGGACTACGTACTCGTCGACGCCTCGGTGCGCGATGAACTGGTCGGCAAGGTCAAGGCCGCGGTGCGCGCCTTCGAAGCCGACGCGACCGGCGGCAAGCGGATCGTCAACCGGCGGCACTTCGACCGGTTGGTCGCCGCGGTGGCCGCCACCGAGGGGGACGTCACCGTCGGCGGTGGGTCCGACCCCGCGGCGCTGGAGATCGAACCGACGGTCGTGGTCGACCCGTCCCTGGACGAACCGCTGATGACCGACGAGATCTTCGGACCGGTACTGCCCATCGTCACCGTCCAGAACCTGGACGAGGCAATCGCTTTCGTCAACGCGCGGCCCAAACCGCTGGCGGCCTATCTGTTCACCAGGTCCAAGGAGACCCGCGAGCGGGTCATCCACGAGGTGCCCGCCGGCGGGATGGTGGTCAACCACCTGATCTTCCACTTCGCGACCACCAAGTTGCCGTTCGGCGGCGTCGGGCCGTCCGGAACGGGCGCCTACCACGGCCGGTACGGGTTCGAGGAGTTCAGCCACCGCAAGTCGGTGCTGACCAAGACCACCCGCCCCGACTTGGGCGCCATGATCTACCCGCCGTATACAGAGAAGGCGTGGAAACTGGCCCGGCGGCTGTTCTAG
- a CDS encoding SAM-dependent methyltransferase → MSSLRTHDDTWDIASSVGTTAVMVAAARAAETAGADPLISDPYARMLVEGAGGGVWGLMMDEDWVARAVDIDAEGAALFAHMGNYQAVRTRFFDDFFAAAGAAGIRQVVILASGLDSRAYRLDWPSGTTVYEIDQPKVLEYKSSVLTEHGVRPSAARREVAVDLRHDWPKALRENGFDATVRTAWLAEGLLMYLPAEAQDRLFAQITELSAPGSRIAVETAPTQAEERRREMKERFERIKEKFGITDSLDVGELMYNDPDRADVADWLAGNGWDSAAVKAAAEMRRLDRWALPDGPDAPADDAFSFFVTATRR, encoded by the coding sequence ATGAGCTCACTGCGCACCCACGATGACACCTGGGACATCGCCTCCAGCGTCGGCACCACCGCCGTGATGGTCGCCGCGGCCCGCGCCGCAGAGACGGCCGGCGCGGACCCGTTGATCAGCGATCCCTATGCCCGGATGCTCGTCGAGGGTGCCGGCGGGGGCGTCTGGGGTCTGATGATGGACGAAGACTGGGTGGCCCGCGCGGTGGACATCGACGCCGAGGGTGCGGCCCTTTTCGCGCACATGGGCAATTACCAGGCCGTGCGCACCCGCTTTTTCGACGATTTCTTCGCCGCCGCGGGTGCCGCCGGCATCCGCCAGGTGGTGATCCTGGCGTCCGGGCTGGATTCGCGTGCTTATCGATTGGACTGGCCGTCCGGCACCACCGTCTACGAGATCGACCAGCCGAAGGTGTTGGAGTACAAGTCGTCGGTGCTGACCGAGCACGGTGTGCGGCCGAGTGCGGCCCGCCGGGAGGTGGCCGTCGACCTTCGACACGATTGGCCGAAAGCGCTGCGCGAAAACGGATTTGACGCCACGGTGCGTACCGCCTGGCTGGCCGAGGGTCTCCTGATGTATCTGCCCGCCGAGGCTCAGGATCGGCTCTTCGCCCAGATCACCGAGCTCAGCGCGCCGGGCAGCCGGATCGCGGTGGAGACGGCACCGACGCAGGCCGAGGAGCGCCGCCGGGAGATGAAGGAGCGGTTCGAGCGCATCAAGGAGAAGTTCGGCATCACCGACAGCCTCGACGTCGGCGAACTGATGTACAACGACCCCGACCGCGCCGACGTGGCCGACTGGCTCGCCGGCAATGGTTGGGACAGCGCTGCGGTGAAAGCCGCCGCGGAGATGCGCCGGCTGGACCGCTGGGCGCTCCCCGATGGTCCCGACGCACCCGCCGACGATGCCTTCTCCTTCTTTGTGACCGCCACCAGACGCTGA
- a CDS encoding TetR/AcrR family transcriptional regulator has product MPHIASRGPGRPPAAKAAETRERILQAAREVFSELGYDAATFQAIAVRSDLTRPAINHYFPSKHVLYREVVEHTNAVVVRAGVEKARSEPTLLKRLSAFYSVAMQADSPDRSIAAFLVTSVLEAQRHPELSQDTHDPLANSRAFVQWAVTDAVTQGELTTDADVASLVEMLVSVMWGMGFYAGYVGSHDETAAVVRQLELLLANKLWSLPS; this is encoded by the coding sequence GTGCCGCATATAGCCAGCAGAGGTCCGGGTCGTCCGCCTGCCGCCAAGGCAGCGGAGACCCGCGAACGCATCCTGCAGGCTGCGCGCGAGGTGTTCAGCGAACTCGGTTATGACGCAGCAACATTCCAGGCCATCGCGGTTCGGTCCGACCTGACCCGTCCGGCGATCAACCACTACTTCCCGAGCAAGCACGTGCTCTACCGGGAAGTGGTCGAGCACACCAATGCCGTGGTCGTGCGGGCCGGCGTCGAGAAGGCCAGGTCTGAGCCCACTCTGCTGAAGAGGCTGTCGGCGTTCTACTCGGTCGCCATGCAGGCGGACAGCCCGGACCGGTCGATTGCGGCGTTCCTGGTGACCTCGGTGCTGGAGGCCCAGCGGCATCCCGAGCTCAGCCAGGACACCCACGACCCGCTCGCGAATTCGCGGGCCTTCGTGCAGTGGGCCGTCACCGATGCTGTTACCCAAGGTGAGCTAACCACCGATGCCGATGTTGCGAGCCTGGTGGAGATGCTGGTCTCGGTGATGTGGGGGATGGGGTTCTACGCCGGCTACGTCGGGTCACATGACGAAACGGCGGCCGTGGTGCGGCAGCTGGAACTCTTGTTGGCAAACAAGCTGTGGTCGTTGCCGTCGTAA
- a CDS encoding pirin family protein: MPAITADTLTLPRIAAAAPGDVERAVRSVTTGPRGYEGEGFPVIRAFAGVSAAELDPFVHMDQMGEIEYQPGEPRGTDWHPHRGFETVTYMIDGRFAHQDSHGGGGLITDGATQWMTAGSGILHIETPPAELVESGGLFHGVQLWVNLPRKDKFASPRYQSIEGTAVELLASEDGGALVRVIAGSVGEHAGPGQTHTPIALAHATVQPGARLNLPWNRQFNALVYVLSGRGTVGPAGQPIQHGQLAVLGRGDRISVAADATQDGNRPALEVLLLGGQPIREPVVQYGPFVMNSKSEVLQALEDFNAGRFGSLPPNALTPHRAH, from the coding sequence ATGCCTGCCATCACCGCCGACACACTCACCCTCCCTCGCATCGCTGCGGCCGCGCCGGGCGACGTCGAACGCGCCGTGCGGTCCGTGACCACCGGCCCGCGCGGATACGAAGGCGAGGGGTTCCCCGTGATACGCGCCTTCGCCGGGGTCAGTGCCGCCGAGCTGGACCCCTTCGTGCACATGGACCAGATGGGCGAGATCGAATACCAGCCGGGTGAACCGCGCGGTACCGACTGGCACCCGCATCGCGGTTTCGAGACGGTCACCTACATGATCGACGGACGGTTCGCGCATCAGGACTCGCACGGCGGCGGCGGTCTGATCACCGACGGAGCCACCCAGTGGATGACCGCGGGGTCCGGCATCCTGCACATCGAGACGCCGCCGGCCGAATTGGTCGAGAGCGGCGGACTGTTCCACGGCGTCCAGCTCTGGGTCAACCTGCCGCGCAAGGACAAATTCGCTTCTCCGCGTTACCAATCCATCGAGGGAACTGCGGTCGAGCTGTTGGCCTCCGAGGATGGCGGCGCGCTGGTGCGCGTGATCGCCGGCAGCGTCGGAGAGCACGCCGGACCGGGCCAGACGCACACCCCGATCGCCTTGGCGCACGCCACCGTCCAGCCCGGCGCGCGGCTGAACCTGCCGTGGAACCGCCAGTTCAATGCCCTGGTCTACGTACTCTCGGGCCGGGGAACCGTGGGGCCCGCGGGGCAGCCGATCCAGCACGGCCAACTGGCGGTGCTCGGACGCGGTGACCGGATCAGCGTCGCTGCCGATGCCACCCAGGATGGCAACCGCCCGGCGCTGGAGGTGCTGCTGCTCGGCGGTCAACCGATCCGGGAGCCGGTGGTGCAGTACGGGCCGTTTGTCATGAACTCCAAATCGGAGGTCCTGCAGGCGTTGGAGGACTTCAACGCCGGCCGGTTCGGGTCGCTGCCGCCGAACGCTCTCACCCCACACCGGGCTCACTGA
- a CDS encoding DUF6131 family protein yields MGTAMIVLGIVLLLIGYFTSLSILYTIGAILVVVGVVLWILGAVGRPVGGRKVWF; encoded by the coding sequence ATGGGAACCGCCATGATTGTGCTCGGCATCGTGCTTCTGCTGATCGGTTACTTCACCAGTTTGTCGATCCTCTACACGATCGGCGCGATTCTCGTCGTGGTCGGAGTCGTGCTGTGGATCCTCGGCGCCGTCGGCCGTCCGGTCGGTGGTCGAAAAGTCTGGTTCTAG
- a CDS encoding phosphoenolpyruvate--protein phosphotransferase: MSTPFVTETQVLTGVPVVAGVAYAPVIRPGARPSVPPTEAAEIEEAARPAEVTRMKAAAAAVAERLRDRAGHATGVASEVLATTAALAQDRAWLGDAEKRITAGTPAEQAVGGAIAKIADALAKAGDLMAERVTDLRDVRDRVLAQLAGLPEPGVPVPDVPSVLCAEDLAPADTAGLDPALVVALATTLGGPTSHTAIIARQLGIPCVVAVEGLDAVAAGVPVMVDGSLGTVTVSPDAGEAQRAVARAREDAERIALWTGPGATVDGHRVAVLANVQDGAAARSASQTPAEGVGLFRTELCFLNRDTEPSVREQAEIYAEVLTAFEGRKVVIRTLDAGSDKPLKFAGHPDEANPALGVRGVRISFGNPGLLTRQLESIASAAQATGSDPWVMAPMIATPDEAKNFAAEARSFGLTPGVMIEIPAAALLANHILEHVDFLSIGTNDLAQYTMAADRMSAELATLTDPWQPGVLALVELAARAGAAVGKPVGVCGEAAADPLLACVLVGMGVTSLSAAATAVPGVGAALAEVTLDRCRAAAAAVVQTASAADARSAALAVLGAKTG, translated from the coding sequence ATGAGCACACCTTTCGTGACGGAGACGCAGGTTCTGACCGGAGTCCCGGTGGTCGCCGGTGTCGCGTACGCCCCGGTCATCCGGCCGGGGGCGCGGCCCAGCGTCCCCCCTACCGAGGCCGCCGAGATCGAGGAGGCCGCCCGCCCGGCCGAAGTCACCCGGATGAAGGCGGCCGCTGCCGCGGTGGCCGAGCGGTTACGCGACCGCGCGGGACACGCCACCGGCGTCGCCTCGGAGGTGCTCGCCACCACCGCGGCACTGGCTCAAGACCGCGCCTGGCTCGGCGATGCCGAGAAGCGGATCACCGCGGGCACCCCCGCCGAGCAGGCCGTCGGAGGGGCGATCGCCAAGATCGCCGACGCGCTGGCCAAGGCCGGCGACCTGATGGCCGAACGGGTGACCGATCTGCGTGACGTCCGCGACCGTGTGCTCGCGCAACTTGCCGGGCTGCCCGAGCCCGGTGTGCCGGTGCCGGATGTGCCCTCGGTGCTGTGCGCCGAGGATCTGGCGCCCGCGGATACGGCCGGTCTGGATCCGGCCCTGGTGGTGGCGTTGGCGACCACCCTGGGCGGCCCGACGAGCCACACCGCGATCATCGCCCGTCAACTGGGCATCCCGTGCGTGGTGGCGGTGGAGGGGCTGGATGCCGTTGCGGCGGGTGTGCCGGTGATGGTCGACGGCTCCCTCGGCACGGTGACGGTGTCGCCGGACGCGGGCGAGGCACAGCGCGCGGTCGCCAGGGCGCGTGAGGATGCCGAGCGCATCGCGCTGTGGACGGGTCCCGGTGCCACCGTCGACGGGCATCGGGTCGCGGTGCTGGCCAACGTCCAGGACGGGGCGGCGGCCCGATCGGCGAGCCAGACACCCGCCGAGGGTGTGGGTCTGTTCCGCACCGAACTGTGTTTCCTCAATCGCGACACCGAACCCTCGGTTCGAGAACAGGCGGAGATCTATGCGGAGGTGCTGACCGCGTTCGAGGGGCGCAAGGTCGTCATCCGCACCCTGGACGCGGGATCGGACAAGCCGCTGAAGTTCGCCGGGCATCCGGACGAGGCCAACCCGGCACTGGGGGTGCGCGGGGTGCGGATTTCGTTCGGCAATCCGGGACTGCTGACCCGCCAGCTCGAATCGATCGCGTCCGCGGCACAGGCCACCGGCAGTGATCCGTGGGTGATGGCGCCCATGATCGCCACCCCGGACGAGGCGAAAAACTTTGCCGCGGAGGCGCGTTCATTTGGGCTGACGCCCGGTGTGATGATCGAGATCCCGGCGGCGGCACTGTTGGCCAACCATATCCTGGAGCACGTCGACTTCCTGTCGATCGGCACCAATGACCTGGCCCAGTACACGATGGCCGCCGACCGGATGTCCGCGGAACTGGCCACCCTCACCGATCCCTGGCAGCCCGGCGTGCTGGCGCTGGTGGAACTGGCCGCGCGTGCCGGCGCGGCGGTGGGTAAACCGGTGGGTGTGTGCGGGGAGGCGGCCGCGGACCCGCTGCTGGCGTGCGTGCTGGTGGGCATGGGCGTGACATCGTTGTCGGCGGCCGCCACCGCCGTCCCCGGAGTGGGTGCCGCACTGGCCGAAGTGACACTGGACCGTTGCCGCGCCGCCGCGGCGGCGGTCGTACAGACGGCAAGTGCCGCAGACGCGAGATCCGCGGCACTTGCCGTCTTGGGTGCAAAGACCGGCTAG